The following proteins come from a genomic window of Oncorhynchus kisutch isolate 150728-3 unplaced genomic scaffold, Okis_V2 Okis06b-Okis10b_hom, whole genome shotgun sequence:
- the slc6a16a gene encoding sodium-dependent neutral amino acid transporter B(0)AT2 isoform X2: protein MEVPLPLPSERRRRIHGSLCHAVGGGGGSPVLHGAGCGPVYPSGQHRCVEAHLPQAGRYRLLQLHGEHNRLAGIGYSSCMVCFFVALYYNVIIAWSLFYMGNSFQYPLPWEQCPINMTTNNTVKECLGSSPTSYFWFRKALDITDSIDESGEFNPIMTGCLLAAWAIVCLAMIKGIKSSAKVMYFSSVFPYVVLFIFLVRGLMLDGAKEGIAYMFYPKIEIWAEVQVWRQAATQVFFALGLGYGSVIAYSSYNPIHNNCHRDALMVSCINFMTSVLASLVVFVVLGFRAKNIVLNCITQNLGLLNDMATHGSNHHWWPWFNMSDPASVTIPDYREWYHHYGSQVGTNITDCDLDEEMSKGVEGTGLAFIAFTEAMAQFPASPFWSTLFFLMLLNLGMSTMFGTMQGILTPLMDNFSLLGRHRTMLTVCSCALGFVIGLLFTQRSGNYFVTMFDDYSATLPLIIVVVFETFAVAWVYGADRFLDDIEIMLKWRPPVLYKYLWKYVCLFAMVGLLAASLLRMVFKRPTYTAWNHTTASETTLEYPGWALAMLAMLILAATLPVPVGYFHSWLKNRGMGPEGELAGQEIDRERYTKCNSSDALDSNSQHTPSVEDDGRPRASFLPLGLDHYRLLPQQEDVEEEEEDTM from the exons GCGCATTCATGGTTCTCTATGTCAtgctgttggtggtggtgggggttccCCTGTTCTTCATGGAGCTGGCTGCGGGCCAGTGTATCCGTCAGGGCAGCATCGGTGTGTGGAAGCACATCTCCCCCAAGCTGGCCGGTATCGGCTACTCCAGCTGCATGGTGAGCACAACAGGTTGGCCGGTATCGGCTACTCCAGCTGCATG GTGTGTTTCTTTGTGGCTCTCTACTACAATGTCATCATCGCATGGAGTCTCTTCTACATGGGCAACTCCTTCCAGTATCCTCTACCCTGGGAGCAGTGTCCCATCAACATGACCACCAATAACACTG taaaGGAATGCTTAGGTAGCTCCCCAACCTCATACTTCTGGTTCCGGAAGGCTCTCGACATCACAGACTCCATCGATGAGTCTGGTGAGTTTAACCCCATCATGACGGGCTGTCTGCTGGCTGCCTGGGCCATCgtctgtctagccatgatcaaaGGCATCAAGTCCTCTGCCAAG GTGATGTATTTCTCCTCAGTCTTCCCCTATGTTGTGCTGTTCATCTTCCTCGTCAGAGGCTTGATGCTGGATGGAGCCAAGGAGGGAATCGCATACATGTTCTACCCTAAA ataGAAATTTGGGCTGAGGTGCAGGTGTGGCGGCAGGCAGCCACACAGGTGTTCTTTGCCCTGGGCCTGGGCTACGGCTCTGTGATTGCCTACTCTTCCTACAACCCCATCCACAACAACTGTCACCGTGACGCGCTCATGGTctcttgcatcaacttcatgaCCTCAGTGCTCGCATCACTGGTGGTGTTCGTAGTGCTGGGCTTCAGGGCCAAGAACATTGTCCTGAACTGCATCACCCA AAATCTGGGCCTGTTAAACGACATGGCCACACATGGAAGCAACCATCACTGGTGGCCGTGGTTCAACATGTCTGATCCTGCCTCCGTCACCATACCTGACTACAGAGAATGGTACCATCACTACGGCTCCCAGGTGGGGACAAACATCACCGACTGTGACCTGGATGAGGAGATGAGCAAG gGTGTGGAAGGGACGGGCCTGGCGTTCATTGCCTTCACAGAGGCCATGGCCCAGTTCCCTGCCAGCCCCTTCTGGTCCACGCTCTTCTTCCTCATGCTGCTCAACCTGGGCATGAGCACCATGTTCGGCACCATGCAAGGGATCCTCACCCCCCTCATGGACAACTTCAGCCTGCTGGGACGCCACCGGACCATGCTCACTG TGTGCAGCTGTGCCCTGGGCTTTGTGATCGGACTTTTGTTTACCCAGCGCTCGGGGAACTACTTTGTGACTATGTTCGATGACTACTCTGCCACCCTACCCCTGATCATCGTGGTGGTCTTTGAGACATTCGCTGTGGCCTGGGTGTACGGAGCTGACCG ctTCTTGGATGACATTGAGATCATGCTGAAATGGCGCCCCCCGGTGTTGTATAAGTACCTGTGGAAGTACGTGTGTCTGTTTGCTATGGTGGGCCTGCTGGCAGCAAGTCTACTGCGAATGGTCTTCAAACGACCGACCTACACAGCCTGGAACCACACCACG GCATCGGAGACAACTCTGGAGTACCCAGGCTGGGCCCTGGCCATGTTGGCCATGCTGATCCTGGCTGCCACCCTGCCTGTCCCTGTTGGCTACTTCCACTCCTGGCTGAAGAACCGTGGCATGGGCCCCGAGGGGGAGCTCGCGGGCCAGGAGATAGACCGAGAGAGGTACACCAAGTGCAACTCCAGCGACGCCCTGGACTCCAACTCCCAGCATACCCCTTCGGTGGAGGATGATGGCCGACCCAGGGCTAGCTTCCTACCACTGGGCCTCGACCACTACAGACTCCTCCCACAACAGGAAgacgtggaggaggaggaagaggatacgATGTGA